One Frankia alni ACN14a DNA window includes the following coding sequences:
- a CDS encoding alpha/beta hydrolase family esterase, which produces MSVLRWARVGLSRRGRLRRGVGIVGVVAVGLATLILAALSPSSSASATAASVASAPAAAAGSSAGTAHLTGPSSIAAAPAAPAAPAAPAAPAAPAAPAAPTAVAAPTAAAAAGAATADTPRLPAVASVAGPRLPGVAPLPPASPPPADPRSAAVSHAGRLSPAGGLSPSGSLSPSGGLSPSGGLSPSGGLSPSGGLSPSGGRPPARGSSPAGAGSPGGTSAHGGTSAHGGTSAPAAAGSPAAGGLAAALGAEISAGPSASAAPSPAGTGPAAAAADAVHRLASGRTYQLHTDVRLSPTFRGTARPLVILLHGLLNSPENVREMSGADPFADAHGFAVAYGVGVHEAWNAGGCCGQATTDDVGYLRQIVDDAARHTPVDRSRVYVWGFSNGAMLAARVACEAPDLVAAVGMVGGQALVSCPTVPVRMLHIHGTADRTVPWRGGWSDYLKMNLPDGEAEASRFAPGSELQHILWDGGHAWPWWAIGALWDFSAPASLDTPVIPDASVFPNASAIPDTLVVPDASGARSSDSGLGANSALDIGSALGASVAAASPAAPVAGP; this is translated from the coding sequence GTGTCCGTGCTGCGTTGGGCGCGGGTCGGGCTGTCCCGGCGGGGACGGCTGCGGCGCGGAGTCGGGATCGTCGGCGTGGTCGCCGTCGGCCTGGCCACCCTCATCCTCGCGGCGTTGTCGCCGTCGTCATCCGCGTCGGCCACCGCCGCGTCGGTCGCCTCGGCCCCGGCGGCCGCCGCAGGGTCCTCGGCCGGCACTGCCCACCTCACCGGCCCGTCCTCGATAGCCGCCGCACCCGCCGCACCCGCCGCACCCGCCGCACCCGCCGCACCCGCCGCACCCGCCGCACCCGCTGCCCCCACCGCAGTCGCCGCTCCCACCGCAGCCGCCGCGGCCGGTGCGGCCACCGCGGACACGCCCCGGCTACCGGCCGTCGCCTCCGTCGCCGGTCCCCGGCTGCCGGGCGTCGCCCCGCTCCCACCGGCCAGCCCGCCCCCCGCCGACCCCCGATCGGCCGCCGTCTCGCACGCCGGCCGCCTGTCGCCCGCTGGCGGCCTTTCACCTTCGGGCAGCCTTTCGCCGTCCGGTGGCCTTTCACCTTCGGGTGGCCTTTCGCCGTCCGGTGGCCTTTCACCTTCGGGTGGCCTTTCGCCGTCCGGTGGCAGACCGCCCGCTCGCGGCAGCTCACCTGCCGGCGCGGGCTCGCCCGGCGGCACGAGCGCGCATGGCGGCACGAGCGCGCATGGCGGCACGAGCGCGCCCGCTGCCGCCGGTTCGCCCGCGGCCGGGGGCCTGGCCGCGGCCCTGGGCGCGGAGATCTCCGCCGGGCCTTCCGCGTCCGCCGCGCCCTCCCCGGCCGGAACCGGCCCGGCGGCAGCGGCCGCGGACGCCGTGCACCGCCTGGCCTCCGGGCGGACCTACCAACTGCACACCGACGTCCGGCTCTCGCCCACATTCCGCGGCACCGCCCGCCCGCTGGTGATCCTCCTGCACGGCCTGCTCAACAGCCCCGAGAACGTGCGGGAGATGTCGGGGGCGGATCCGTTCGCCGACGCCCATGGCTTCGCCGTCGCCTACGGGGTCGGTGTCCATGAGGCGTGGAACGCCGGCGGCTGCTGCGGCCAGGCCACCACCGACGACGTCGGCTACCTGCGCCAGATCGTCGACGACGCCGCCCGCCACACCCCGGTGGATCGCAGCCGGGTGTACGTGTGGGGTTTCTCCAACGGCGCGATGCTCGCCGCCCGGGTCGCCTGCGAGGCCCCCGACCTCGTCGCCGCGGTCGGCATGGTCGGCGGGCAGGCGCTGGTGTCCTGCCCGACCGTCCCCGTCCGGATGCTGCACATCCATGGCACCGCGGACAGGACCGTGCCCTGGCGCGGCGGCTGGTCGGACTACCTGAAGATGAACCTCCCCGACGGCGAGGCGGAGGCCAGCCGCTTCGCGCCCGGCTCCGAGCTGCAGCACATCCTGTGGGACGGCGGCCATGCCTGGCCGTGGTGGGCCATCGGCGCCCTGTGGGACTTCTCCGCCCCCGCCTCCCTCGACACCCCGGTCATCCCGGACGCCTCGGTCTTCCCGAACGCTTCGGCCATCCCGGACACGCTGGTCGTCCCGGACGCCTCCGGCGCCCGGAGCTCCGACTCCGGTTTGGGTGCCAACTCAGCCCTGGACATCGGCTCCGCCCTGGGCGCCAGCGTCGCCGCGGCGTCACCGGCCGCTCCCGTTGCCGGGCCCTGA